From the genome of Methylocystis bryophila, one region includes:
- a CDS encoding glycosyltransferase, protein MTLLATEFAQWAAASFWVVSVLLLAFSTLAALVQPRIAARRATRKDQPPVSIALPVKLLENCFERAQESAFAQQYPDYEVVAASCEPDSDASRAMRAIFARHPERSTRFLCSTAKIAASPKVDNLVAPFSEAAYDTILMKDANVVLAPDELVEHMRQLAPGVGLVCAIPYCADTPNFASQIEASIVNGPHARMLYLVSCFRQGYGVGKIMLFRRSDFLRAGGFAAISHTVGEDNAFGHALARVGLRTVFSHRPVRQDLGRRSLVEVYQRQLRWSVIRRGDALLTFLFEPFNQAGPAIVAAAVAAPFMGLGPLQGAAATFMLWLVVENLLSSAKGRSLTWGAPLILVAREIVMLTVWIHAWTTNRVVWAKASFGARGDASSHKPQTSERAAVAARKEG, encoded by the coding sequence ATGACGCTCCTCGCGACGGAATTCGCTCAATGGGCCGCCGCTTCGTTCTGGGTGGTGTCGGTCCTGCTGCTCGCGTTCTCGACGCTCGCGGCGCTCGTTCAGCCCCGCATCGCGGCTCGTCGGGCGACCAGAAAGGACCAACCGCCCGTCTCGATCGCGCTTCCGGTGAAGTTGCTCGAGAATTGTTTCGAGCGCGCCCAGGAATCAGCCTTCGCGCAGCAGTACCCTGACTACGAGGTCGTCGCCGCGTCATGCGAGCCCGACTCCGACGCCTCCCGAGCCATGCGCGCGATCTTCGCGCGTCATCCGGAGCGGTCGACGCGTTTCCTGTGCTCCACCGCCAAGATCGCCGCGAGCCCGAAGGTCGATAATCTCGTCGCCCCCTTCAGCGAGGCCGCCTACGACACGATCCTCATGAAGGACGCCAATGTCGTGCTCGCGCCCGACGAACTTGTCGAGCACATGCGTCAGCTTGCGCCGGGCGTCGGTCTCGTTTGCGCCATTCCCTATTGCGCGGACACGCCCAATTTCGCCTCGCAGATCGAAGCGTCGATCGTGAACGGCCCGCATGCGCGCATGCTCTATCTCGTCTCCTGTTTCCGCCAGGGCTACGGCGTCGGCAAGATCATGCTGTTTCGCCGCAGCGATTTTCTGCGGGCGGGCGGCTTCGCCGCGATTTCCCACACGGTCGGAGAGGACAACGCCTTCGGCCATGCGCTCGCGCGCGTCGGCTTACGCACGGTCTTCTCGCACCGACCGGTGAGACAGGATCTCGGTCGCCGCTCCCTCGTCGAGGTGTACCAGCGGCAATTGCGCTGGAGCGTGATCCGCCGAGGGGACGCGCTGCTCACCTTCCTGTTCGAGCCCTTCAATCAGGCTGGTCCCGCAATCGTCGCGGCCGCGGTCGCGGCGCCGTTCATGGGTTTAGGGCCATTGCAAGGCGCCGCCGCGACATTTATGCTCTGGCTTGTGGTTGAAAACTTGTTGAGTTCCGCCAAAGGCAGGAGCCTGACTTGGGGAGCGCCGCTGATCCTGGTTGCGCGCGAGATCGTCATGCTGACGGTCTGGATTCACGCCTGGACCACGAATCGAGTGGTCTGGGCGAAAGCGAGTTTCGGAGCCCGGGGGGACGCGTCGTCCCACAAGCCCCAGACCTCGGAAAGGGCGGCCGTAGCGGCGAGAAAAGAGGGGTAG
- a CDS encoding glycosyltransferase family 2 protein: MLDLLTFLVDGVVVLCGLTLIAIGLGFFLIIGRFVFDELRGVRDRAPITLPDEDLPHVLLQIPVFNEPSVTEQALRCAAQLDWPKDRLRIQLLDDSTDDTPLRAAVVAAELRARGVDVEHVRRTDREGFKAGACAYGLTLSDAPFIAMLDADFRPPAHWLKATVPLLVKDPAAGFAQSRCEFVNFEKNWLTRAQGLIQDGHFLVEQRTRARAGWLFQFNGTGGIWRRATIESAGGWSDYSLAEDLDLTVRAALDGWRGIFVSEPAIPGQVPEGIRDFRRQQRRWSNGFVQVAKRTMAPLWNAPWTLTKRIAALTLISHQIFFPAAAIGLIAFLIGVGLHGSVAPYALLLQVVGVMVVVIALGMTLPSYLVLKRGSLADYAKTVVSLPPLMIYLAFSNGAKVVQTLRGRRSHFKRTPKVEHVEVAPVDIDAEA, from the coding sequence GTGCTCGATCTTTTGACCTTCCTGGTGGATGGGGTTGTCGTCCTCTGCGGGCTCACGCTCATTGCGATCGGGCTCGGCTTCTTCCTGATCATCGGCAGATTTGTCTTCGACGAGCTTCGCGGCGTCCGCGATCGGGCTCCGATAACGCTGCCTGACGAGGATCTGCCGCATGTGCTCTTGCAGATCCCGGTGTTCAACGAGCCCTCCGTCACGGAGCAAGCGCTGCGTTGCGCCGCTCAGCTCGACTGGCCGAAGGACCGGCTGCGCATCCAGCTTCTCGACGATTCGACCGACGACACGCCGCTTCGCGCCGCCGTGGTCGCGGCCGAGCTACGCGCCCGGGGCGTCGACGTCGAACATGTGCGGCGGACGGATCGCGAGGGATTCAAGGCCGGGGCCTGCGCCTATGGGCTCACGCTCTCCGACGCGCCTTTCATCGCCATGCTGGACGCCGATTTCCGCCCGCCGGCGCATTGGCTGAAGGCCACAGTGCCCTTGCTCGTCAAAGATCCCGCCGCCGGCTTCGCGCAATCGCGTTGCGAGTTCGTCAATTTCGAGAAAAACTGGCTTACGCGCGCGCAGGGCCTGATCCAGGACGGCCATTTCCTCGTGGAGCAGCGCACGCGCGCACGCGCCGGCTGGCTGTTCCAGTTCAACGGCACGGGCGGAATCTGGCGCCGCGCGACAATCGAAAGCGCGGGCGGCTGGTCGGACTATTCGCTCGCCGAGGATCTGGACCTCACGGTGCGCGCCGCCCTCGACGGCTGGCGTGGGATTTTTGTCTCCGAGCCCGCGATTCCCGGCCAGGTGCCGGAGGGCATCCGCGACTTCCGCCGGCAGCAGAGACGCTGGTCGAATGGATTCGTGCAAGTTGCCAAACGCACGATGGCGCCGCTCTGGAACGCTCCCTGGACGCTGACGAAACGCATTGCGGCCCTGACGCTGATCAGCCATCAAATCTTCTTTCCGGCTGCAGCGATCGGCCTCATCGCCTTCCTCATCGGCGTCGGTCTGCACGGGTCTGTCGCGCCCTACGCCCTTCTGCTCCAGGTCGTCGGCGTCATGGTCGTGGTCATCGCGCTGGGCATGACGCTGCCGTCCTATCTCGTCTTGAAGCGCGGCTCGCTCGCGGACTACGCCAAGACGGTGGTCTCGCTCCCGCCGCTCATGATCTATCTCGCCTTCTCGAATGGCGCGAAGGTCGTGCAAACCTTGCGAGGGCGCCGATCGCATTTCAAGCGCACGCCGAAAGTCGAGCATGTCGAAGTCGCGCCCGTCGATATTGACGCCGAGGCGTGA
- a CDS encoding GDCCVxC domain-containing (seleno)protein, whose protein sequence is MTPRRDPPPGSRRVSKLTCPACGFQESLAMPDDACVIRHACAFCGAEMRPRPGDCCVFCSYGDVACPPKQQAKPCCATRAPSSCV, encoded by the coding sequence TTGACGCCGAGGCGTGACCCGCCTCCGGGCTCGCGGCGCGTCTCAAAGCTGACCTGTCCGGCTTGCGGCTTTCAAGAATCGCTGGCGATGCCCGACGACGCCTGCGTCATCCGCCACGCCTGCGCCTTCTGCGGCGCCGAAATGCGGCCGAGGCCCGGGGACTGCTGCGTCTTCTGCAGCTATGGCGACGTTGCCTGCCCGCCCAAACAGCAGGCGAAGCCGTGCTGCGCGACGCGCGCCCCCAGCTCCTGCGTCTGA
- a CDS encoding sterol desaturase family protein, producing MLDSLVSGAPLSAQVWLVQMLAYHGIGLWFEWLDRSGALKRFKVKRMERIGYFELLPRVLANQTFVLLPAMLFVQWAGLAFVGSPTISLPVFVACVAAMTIGHDIVQYIAHRFILHRPDMMRRLGHAVHHSTIGSLGISACYMSAADFFLEIVCPYLIPLALVPLGTNFLVHSLVVASGAFGGLYEHSGYDFSLTLRESGDGRAPGRLRLALARMISTEAHSAHHSRGNVSFSDGFGSTNICDTLFRTRFDLVPERGAAKA from the coding sequence ATGTTGGATTCGCTCGTCTCCGGGGCGCCGCTCTCGGCGCAGGTCTGGCTCGTTCAGATGCTCGCCTATCATGGCATTGGGCTCTGGTTCGAGTGGCTCGATCGCAGCGGCGCGCTCAAGCGCTTCAAGGTCAAGCGCATGGAGCGCATCGGCTATTTCGAGCTCCTGCCGCGCGTGCTCGCCAATCAGACTTTCGTCCTGCTGCCGGCGATGCTTTTCGTGCAGTGGGCGGGGCTCGCCTTCGTTGGCTCGCCGACGATTTCGCTCCCCGTCTTTGTCGCCTGCGTCGCGGCTATGACAATTGGGCATGACATTGTACAATACATTGCGCATCGCTTTATATTGCATCGACCCGATATGATGCGTCGCCTCGGGCACGCCGTGCATCACTCGACGATCGGCAGTCTCGGCATTAGCGCCTGCTATATGAGCGCCGCCGACTTCTTCCTGGAGATCGTCTGCCCCTATCTCATTCCGCTCGCCCTGGTGCCGCTCGGGACCAATTTCCTCGTCCATTCCCTAGTCGTCGCGTCGGGCGCCTTCGGCGGCCTCTATGAGCACTCGGGCTACGACTTTTCTCTCACGCTGCGCGAGTCGGGAGACGGGCGCGCCCCGGGCCGCTTGAGGCTGGCGCTTGCGAGAATGATCTCGACCGAGGCCCATTCCGCGCATCACTCGCGCGGCAACGTCTCCTTCTCGGACGGCTTCGGCTCTACCAACATCTGCGACACGCTGTTTCGCACGCGATTCGACCTCGTTCCCGAGCGAGGCGCCGCGAAAGCCTGA
- a CDS encoding Mrp/NBP35 family ATP-binding protein: MATESDLVQALEKTPGPTGAPLSHAISGVNLSGGKAFVSLAGDPSRAKEWEAARLAAQEAIERIAGVERAVVTLTAERKAASPEARRPSLASLENVRFIVAVGSGKGGVGKSTTSVNLALGLAAQGWRVGLLDADIYGPSAPRLLGLTGKPEVAGQKLVPMEAHGLKAMSIGFLVNENEAMIWRGPMATQALTQMLGEVAWGELDALVVDMPPGTGDVQLTMAQQVPLAGAVIVSTPQDLALIDARRAVAMFRKVEIPVLGIIENMSYFICPRCGERSEIFAHGGARRDAEALGVPFLGEIPLEARIRETSDSGRPVVATDAQSPQAGAYLALAAKVKTLLETQSRRAPPRIFAG, encoded by the coding sequence GTGGCGACGGAAAGCGATCTGGTGCAAGCCCTCGAGAAGACGCCCGGCCCGACCGGGGCGCCGCTTTCGCACGCGATCAGCGGCGTCAATCTCTCCGGGGGCAAGGCTTTTGTCTCGCTCGCGGGCGATCCCTCCCGGGCAAAGGAATGGGAGGCGGCGCGCTTGGCGGCGCAGGAGGCGATCGAGCGCATCGCCGGGGTCGAGCGGGCGGTCGTGACGCTCACGGCCGAGCGCAAGGCGGCGTCGCCGGAGGCGCGGCGCCCCTCACTCGCCTCGCTCGAGAATGTGCGCTTTATCGTCGCGGTCGGCTCCGGCAAGGGCGGCGTCGGCAAATCGACGACCTCGGTCAATCTCGCCCTCGGACTGGCGGCGCAGGGCTGGCGCGTCGGTCTGCTCGACGCCGACATCTATGGGCCGTCGGCGCCACGCCTCCTCGGCCTCACCGGCAAGCCCGAGGTTGCGGGGCAAAAGCTCGTCCCGATGGAGGCGCACGGCCTGAAGGCTATGTCGATCGGTTTTCTCGTCAATGAGAACGAGGCCATGATCTGGCGCGGGCCGATGGCGACGCAGGCGCTGACGCAAATGCTCGGCGAGGTCGCCTGGGGCGAGCTCGACGCGCTCGTCGTCGACATGCCGCCTGGCACGGGCGACGTGCAGCTCACGATGGCTCAACAGGTTCCGCTCGCCGGCGCCGTGATCGTTTCGACGCCGCAGGACCTGGCCTTGATCGACGCGCGCCGCGCCGTCGCAATGTTTCGCAAGGTCGAGATCCCCGTGCTCGGGATCATCGAAAATATGAGCTATTTCATTTGCCCGCGTTGCGGCGAGCGATCGGAGATCTTCGCGCATGGCGGCGCGCGTCGTGACGCGGAGGCGCTCGGCGTCCCCTTCCTGGGCGAGATTCCGCTCGAGGCGAGAATCCGAGAGACCTCGGACTCGGGCAGGCCGGTCGTCGCGACTGACGCGCAGAGCCCGCAGGCCGGGGCCTATCTCGCTCTGGCGGCCAAGGTGAAGACGTTGCTGGAGACCCAATCGCGCCGGGCGCCGCCGCGCATCTTCGCCGGTTGA
- a CDS encoding transglutaminase-like cysteine peptidase yields the protein MVEREAMVERFGDAQLSKKTRAAAAALLKVALLPLFGVLALSLQIEPLHAAAYRASFAPVGEEASIPYGWMDFCTRQPQECNQPVLPPQDVALTAKTWKLLEKINAEVNASIEPISNLDHWGTLADHWDYPIDGKGDCKIYALEKRRQLIERGVPRQALLMTIVKDHHNMGHTILTVRTDKGDFILDNLTDEILSWDETGYHFLKRQSQEDPNVWLAILSPASGRKISAR from the coding sequence GTGGTCGAGCGGGAGGCGATGGTGGAACGGTTTGGCGACGCGCAACTTTCCAAAAAAACCAGGGCGGCGGCCGCGGCCCTTTTGAAAGTGGCGTTGCTGCCGCTTTTCGGCGTCTTGGCGCTTTCCCTGCAGATCGAACCGCTCCACGCCGCCGCCTACAGGGCGAGTTTCGCCCCCGTGGGAGAAGAAGCCTCCATTCCCTACGGTTGGATGGACTTCTGCACTCGCCAGCCGCAGGAGTGCAACCAGCCTGTGCTCCCCCCGCAAGATGTGGCTCTCACCGCAAAGACCTGGAAGCTGCTTGAGAAAATAAACGCCGAGGTCAATGCGTCGATCGAGCCGATCTCTAATCTCGACCACTGGGGAACGCTCGCCGACCATTGGGATTATCCGATCGATGGCAAGGGCGATTGCAAAATCTACGCTTTGGAAAAGCGCCGGCAGCTCATCGAGCGCGGCGTCCCGCGCCAGGCCCTGTTGATGACCATCGTCAAGGATCACCACAACATGGGCCATACGATCTTAACCGTGCGCACGGACAAGGGCGATTTCATCCTGGACAACCTCACCGATGAAATCTTGTCATGGGACGAGACGGGCTATCATTTTCTGAAGCGTCAGTCGCAGGAAGACCCGAATGTGTGGCTGGCGATTCTCTCTCCGGCCTCTGGCCGCAAGATCAGCGCGCGATAG
- a CDS encoding alkaline phosphatase family protein, which translates to MEEIFKPTAHASISFVGAQPQAVPIFQYHAPAAGGGWKYCYSTSPSLTSGWTLDGICFWAYPISSAPPGAVPLYEYHATDSSGWRYYYSPVEGGVTPGWSLDGVVFYVYSAQDGNNAVPVYQYHAANSDGSGERYCYSSDPNLSSGWTKDGIVFYALPPHNPSVVPLYVYQAPAVGGGLKYYFGPSPFNKSGWSLDGIGFFVADKMWPGMLPVYQFVTVDSSGQRFYYGFEEQFGGWTRLGIAFYAYPWSPGGNSVPIYRYHAMNSDGSGPRYYYGISPDISDGWTKDGVVFYCYPNPISHVFVLMLENRSFDSIFALSGIPNIIAATGEDSNSYGLQHYNFGGGAPASLTTDPGHEFLDVLEQLTKAKRYSPVQGYPKICNTGFVTNYATSTREGTGLPTPEHYGDVMLGYSIGSGVQLSVIWALASHFAICDQWFSSLPGPTWPNRFFLHGASSSGMDDSPTSEQMGWMETAQGFVYANGSLFDAMTSNALSWRIYNDYYNAYRAEQYDTDAGAIAQVSAIKNISFHSNVNDLSSTYQTGQLDCFISDLNGNYPYKYTFIEPHYGDAYDGTYAYGSSQHPMDDTYGGESLIKGVYEAIRNSPLWERSLLIITYDEHGGLYDSQKPGDAIPPGDGNTSWSTHGFDFSKIGVRVPAVVVSPYVAKGTVSHTPYDHSSVAATLERTFGFAALTERDAAANDFSGLNSLSAARTDCPVVLPTPAAPAARRLPPATDLSDFTPLPESGNLIGILGICLKTDLEMSGDQPAQRALAVEKFRRLKTRGDARRYVREVLARARQRKDALKKP; encoded by the coding sequence ATGGAAGAAATTTTCAAGCCGACCGCACATGCGAGTATTTCCTTCGTTGGCGCTCAGCCTCAAGCCGTTCCCATATTCCAATACCATGCCCCCGCAGCCGGTGGAGGGTGGAAATACTGCTACAGCACCAGCCCATCGCTCACTTCTGGCTGGACGTTGGACGGGATTTGCTTTTGGGCATATCCTATATCTTCCGCGCCACCCGGCGCCGTCCCGCTCTATGAGTATCACGCGACCGATTCGAGTGGCTGGCGTTACTATTACAGCCCCGTGGAAGGCGGCGTGACGCCGGGCTGGAGTTTAGACGGCGTTGTCTTCTACGTTTATTCGGCCCAAGATGGCAATAATGCTGTTCCTGTTTATCAATATCATGCTGCAAATTCCGATGGAAGCGGTGAACGATACTGCTACAGCTCCGATCCAAACCTTTCAAGTGGTTGGACAAAGGACGGGATTGTCTTTTACGCTTTGCCGCCACACAACCCGTCCGTCGTTCCGCTGTACGTATATCAGGCTCCGGCAGTGGGCGGAGGCTTGAAATATTACTTTGGTCCAAGCCCTTTTAATAAATCGGGGTGGAGCCTCGACGGAATTGGCTTTTTTGTTGCCGATAAAATGTGGCCAGGGATGCTTCCAGTTTACCAGTTTGTAACAGTCGATTCGAGCGGTCAGAGATTCTATTACGGATTTGAAGAACAATTTGGCGGGTGGACTCGCCTTGGAATAGCGTTTTACGCTTACCCCTGGTCGCCGGGAGGAAACTCTGTCCCTATCTATCGCTATCACGCCATGAATTCGGACGGCAGCGGACCTAGATATTATTATGGGATCAGTCCCGATATTTCCGACGGTTGGACGAAGGACGGCGTCGTATTTTACTGTTATCCGAATCCCATAAGCCATGTATTTGTTCTCATGTTGGAAAATCGCTCTTTCGACAGCATTTTCGCATTGTCGGGCATCCCAAACATCATTGCGGCAACGGGTGAAGATTCGAATTCCTATGGCCTGCAGCACTATAATTTCGGGGGCGGCGCGCCGGCTTCCCTCACAACGGACCCTGGCCATGAGTTTCTCGATGTGCTCGAGCAGCTGACCAAGGCCAAGCGCTACAGTCCGGTTCAGGGATATCCCAAGATCTGCAATACCGGATTCGTCACGAACTACGCCACCAGCACCCGCGAGGGAACGGGACTCCCCACGCCCGAGCATTATGGCGACGTGATGCTGGGCTATTCGATCGGCTCTGGCGTTCAACTCTCCGTCATCTGGGCGCTCGCCTCGCATTTCGCGATTTGCGATCAATGGTTTTCCTCGCTGCCAGGTCCCACCTGGCCAAACCGCTTCTTCCTTCACGGCGCCTCGTCGTCCGGTATGGACGACTCCCCAACCTCCGAACAAATGGGCTGGATGGAAACCGCGCAAGGGTTCGTATATGCAAACGGTTCTCTTTTCGACGCGATGACGTCAAATGCTTTGAGCTGGAGAATTTACAATGATTATTATAATGCCTACCGTGCTGAACAATATGATACGGATGCCGGCGCGATCGCGCAGGTGAGCGCGATCAAGAACATATCGTTCCATAGCAACGTCAACGATCTCTCCTCCACATATCAGACTGGGCAGTTGGATTGCTTCATCTCCGACTTGAACGGAAATTATCCTTATAAATACACCTTCATCGAGCCGCACTATGGCGACGCCTATGATGGCACCTACGCCTACGGATCTTCTCAGCATCCCATGGACGACACCTATGGCGGTGAATCTCTGATCAAAGGCGTTTACGAGGCCATTCGCAATTCTCCGCTTTGGGAGCGGAGCCTGTTGATCATTACCTATGACGAGCACGGGGGTCTTTACGACTCCCAAAAGCCGGGCGACGCGATCCCCCCAGGCGACGGGAACACGAGCTGGAGCACGCACGGCTTCGATTTCAGCAAAATCGGAGTTCGCGTTCCCGCCGTCGTCGTCTCGCCTTATGTGGCCAAGGGAACGGTGAGCCACACGCCCTACGACCATTCTTCGGTCGCGGCGACGTTGGAGCGAACCTTCGGCTTCGCCGCTCTCACGGAGCGGGACGCCGCCGCCAATGATTTTAGCGGGCTGAATTCGCTCTCCGCGGCGCGGACGGATTGTCCTGTCGTCTTGCCGACGCCGGCGGCGCCCGCTGCGCGACGCCTCCCGCCGGCGACGGATTTGAGCGACTTCACGCCCCTCCCGGAATCGGGGAACCTCATCGGGATTTTGGGCATTTGCCTGAAGACGGATTTGGAAATGTCCGGCGATCAGCCGGCGCAGCGCGCTCTCGCCGTGGAGAAATTCAGGCGTTTGAAGACACGCGGGGATGCGCGCCGATATGTGAGAGAAGTCCTGGCGAGGGCAAGACAGAGAAAAGACGCGCTGAAGAAGCCGTGA
- a CDS encoding ParB/RepB/Spo0J family partition protein yields MGEELRPRRLGRGLAALIGETADVVPTTDRSHGQRRVPIEFLRPNPRNPRINFRESDLADLAASIREKGVIQPIVVRTIPGLADAYEIVAGERRWRAAQLAQLPDIPVVIHELNDREALELAIVENVQRADLDAIEEARGYSRLIEEFGYAQGDLAKVIGKSRPHVANTLRLLQLPPSTRQRVSDGEISAGHARALLSLKSPETVAARIVAEGLTVRDVERIAQQEAAGPSQAKPRAKRQDAKDADTRALEKSLSDVLGLSVSLHSLGGESGELRIRYASFEQLDGLCRKLAE; encoded by the coding sequence ATGGGAGAGGAACTGCGCCCGCGTCGTCTCGGGAGGGGGCTTGCGGCTCTCATCGGCGAGACGGCGGATGTCGTTCCCACGACGGATCGCAGCCATGGGCAGCGGCGCGTGCCGATCGAGTTCCTGCGGCCCAATCCTCGCAACCCTCGCATCAATTTCCGCGAGTCGGATCTCGCCGATCTCGCGGCCTCCATCCGCGAGAAGGGCGTCATCCAGCCCATCGTCGTGCGCACGATTCCCGGCCTCGCCGACGCCTATGAGATTGTCGCCGGGGAAAGACGCTGGCGCGCCGCGCAGCTCGCGCAGCTTCCCGATATCCCGGTCGTCATCCACGAATTGAACGACCGCGAGGCCCTGGAGCTCGCAATCGTCGAGAATGTGCAGCGCGCCGATCTCGACGCGATTGAGGAGGCGCGCGGCTATTCCCGGCTCATCGAGGAATTCGGCTACGCTCAGGGCGATCTCGCCAAGGTCATCGGCAAGAGCCGGCCGCATGTGGCGAACACCCTCCGACTGCTGCAATTGCCGCCTTCGACGCGCCAGCGCGTGTCGGACGGCGAGATTTCCGCCGGCCACGCGCGCGCGCTGCTCTCGCTGAAATCCCCGGAGACCGTCGCGGCGCGAATCGTCGCCGAAGGCCTGACAGTGCGCGATGTGGAGCGTATCGCGCAGCAGGAAGCCGCGGGGCCTTCCCAGGCGAAGCCGCGCGCGAAACGTCAAGACGCAAAAGACGCCGACACGCGCGCGCTGGAGAAATCCTTGAGCGACGTCTTGGGACTCTCCGTCTCGCTGCACAGCCTCGGCGGCGAGAGCGGCGAATTGCGCATCCGTTACGCCAGCTTCGAGCAGCTCGACGGTTTGTGTCGGAAGCTGGCGGAGTGA
- a CDS encoding ParA family protein produces MTEAPPAPRVLVIANQKGGVGKTTTAINLGTALAAVGESVLIVDLDPQGNASTGLGVDRKSRKLSTYEVLLGECSFEDATVDTAVPRLWLAPSTLDLLGVELEIASDKDRSYRLKRAVAELVAGERQGGARSYGYILIDCPPSLNLLTINALASADAVLVPLQCEFFALEGLSQLLSTVDQVRRNLNPKLSIHGVVMTMFDPRNNLANQVVEDVRRFMGDKVYETMIPRNVRVSEAPSYGKPVLLYDLKCSGSQAYLKLASEVIQREKRLRAA; encoded by the coding sequence GTGACCGAGGCCCCACCAGCTCCGCGCGTCCTTGTTATCGCCAATCAAAAGGGCGGCGTCGGCAAGACGACGACAGCGATCAATCTCGGCACGGCGCTCGCCGCCGTCGGCGAGAGCGTGCTGATCGTCGACCTCGACCCGCAAGGGAACGCCTCGACCGGCCTCGGCGTCGACCGCAAGAGTCGCAAGCTTTCCACCTACGAGGTGCTGCTCGGCGAGTGCAGCTTCGAGGACGCAACAGTCGACACAGCCGTGCCGCGCCTGTGGCTCGCCCCCTCGACGCTCGATCTGCTCGGCGTCGAGCTCGAGATCGCTTCGGATAAGGATCGAAGCTACCGCTTGAAGCGCGCGGTCGCCGAGCTCGTCGCGGGCGAGCGCCAGGGTGGCGCACGGAGCTACGGCTATATTCTGATCGATTGTCCGCCCTCGCTTAATCTGCTGACCATCAACGCGCTGGCTTCCGCCGACGCCGTGCTCGTGCCGCTCCAATGCGAATTCTTCGCGCTGGAGGGTCTCTCGCAGCTGCTTTCGACTGTCGACCAGGTGAGGCGCAATCTCAATCCGAAGCTGTCGATCCACGGCGTCGTGATGACCATGTTCGATCCGCGCAACAATCTGGCCAATCAGGTCGTCGAGGACGTGCGCCGCTTCATGGGCGACAAGGTCTATGAGACGATGATCCCGCGCAATGTGCGGGTTTCAGAGGCGCCTTCCTATGGGAAGCCGGTTCTGCTTTACGATCTGAAGTGCAGCGGCAGCCAAGCCTATCTGAAGCTCGCTTCCGAGGTGATTCAGCGGGAAAAACGTCTTCGCGCGGCATAG
- the rsmG gene encoding 16S rRNA (guanine(527)-N(7))-methyltransferase RsmG, protein MSSADRAEALRLCPALRDIQPQLEIYERMLREWNPRINLVSASTLNAVWTRHFADSAQLHELLPHISRWVDLGSGAGFPGMVLALHLKGRPGASVTLIESDQRKAAFLRAVSRETGAPAKVICGRIESELPKLAGESEGVSARALAPLQQLLDWSAELLLKNATGAFLKGENWRDELTGAKAPVNFSLVEKASRTHPSGRIVLAMRRDRPVSP, encoded by the coding sequence GTGAGCTCGGCCGACCGCGCCGAAGCGCTGCGGCTTTGCCCCGCCTTGCGTGATATCCAACCGCAACTCGAAATCTACGAGCGGATGCTGCGGGAGTGGAACCCCCGCATCAATCTCGTCTCCGCCTCGACGCTCAACGCGGTCTGGACGCGGCATTTCGCCGATTCGGCGCAGCTTCACGAGCTGTTGCCGCATATCTCGCGCTGGGTGGACCTCGGCTCCGGCGCTGGTTTTCCGGGGATGGTTTTGGCGCTGCATTTGAAGGGCCGGCCCGGTGCGAGCGTCACCCTCATCGAGAGCGACCAGCGCAAGGCTGCTTTCCTTCGAGCTGTTTCACGTGAAACAGGCGCCCCCGCCAAAGTGATCTGCGGACGAATCGAATCGGAACTGCCGAAGCTCGCGGGCGAGAGCGAGGGGGTGAGCGCCCGCGCGCTCGCGCCGCTTCAGCAACTTCTCGACTGGAGCGCCGAACTCCTGTTGAAAAACGCGACGGGAGCCTTCTTGAAGGGTGAAAACTGGCGTGACGAATTGACCGGCGCCAAAGCCCCAGTTAATTTTTCCCTTGTAGAAAAGGCCAGCCGCACGCATCCTTCGGGACGAATCGTTCTCGCGATGCGGCGAGATCGGCCGGTTTCACCTTGA